GATGAGCGCAAAACCAGTTTGCAGCACCAACAGCAACCCGTAACCCTTGACGAAAAGGTTGATATCCATACTGGAAAAAACGCTAAAGGCTCCGCTACTTAAGGCACCTAGCAATATTACAAACAAAACTTTTTTATACTTAAAAGTTGACATTCCCATAAAATATCCTTGCTTCAAAACAGTAAATTGCCTAGCGGCGATTTAAAAAAAGCCGCAGATAATTCGCCCGATTTCGATAAATCGTACAAGCGGTAACCATGATATATTAAAACTATAAATAAACATAGCAATTGGATTTTTTGATCTGCAATTATCTTAACATAAAAAGCACTCAAATGTCGTTTTTTTACCAATTCAATTACGAGATGAATAGTTGCTATAGCAAAACAGGCAAACACAACTGGCCCGAAGAGGTTTTGTGCTATTGCCTGACTCCAATCTCCTCGAACAATAGCAATAAAAGAGCGAGTCAAACCACAACCCGGACAGGGAATCCCTGTTAAATATTTAAACGGGCAAACTAAGAAAGGCACTTGCTGCCCGTGATTGTAAAATAAGGCTACCAACAGCGGTGATGAAAAAATAGTCAACTTTACAAAATTCACACGCCGATCGCGAGCCGAGAGAAGCCGATCTGATAATTCAAACATGAATTGTAACTGCCATTGTGATTTTAGCGCCAAGCAGTTCTTAATCGATCGCAAATAATCAAATGGCCGAGTGCCTCAATTTCAAATTAAACTAGACGGTTACCCTGCTTGTCGGGTAGCGAAT
This genomic window from Aerosakkonema funiforme FACHB-1375 contains:
- a CDS encoding DUF2752 domain-containing protein gives rise to the protein MFELSDRLLSARDRRVNFVKLTIFSSPLLVALFYNHGQQVPFLVCPFKYLTGIPCPGCGLTRSFIAIVRGDWSQAIAQNLFGPVVFACFAIATIHLVIELVKKRHLSAFYVKIIADQKIQLLCLFIVLIYHGYRLYDLSKSGELSAAFFKSPLGNLLF